A portion of the Glycine max cultivar Williams 82 chromosome 10, Glycine_max_v4.0, whole genome shotgun sequence genome contains these proteins:
- the LOC102666915 gene encoding uncharacterized protein isoform X2 yields MVYSSSVVLDSRSSVWKGIWHAEAPVTCRSLAWRACRDELPVRSLLVQSGLVDNALCPICGRLPETVTHALLLCDDAKLVWFASPLGLRVESLRGVSTLSQWIDQYCVDTLDDEAMGVVCATMWALWHRRNAWVFHSKGMDCMQVLAKASSMFVVVPDGPDAWVLPSSPYVKVNFAAAVKDNVGTAMGMIFRDSFGTTRASGTNFLEDECFEPQIAEALCYKWALEQSGDLGFSEIIFETDCQKLYIQWNQLKQGKASDDSYLHSLLEECIMMIQGTGSSLRLVRPTANKVAQCLADVAFDYGEKVWMGVVPEEVSSHLQSDMANAKLP; encoded by the exons ATGGTGTATTCTTCAAGCGTGGTTTTGGACTCAAGGTCAAGCGTGTGGAAGGGCATATGGCACGCAGAGGCGCCGGTGACATGCAGGAGCCTCGCGTGGCGGGCGTGCAGGGACGAGCTCCCCGTGAGGTCCCTGCTGGTGCAGAGCGGTCTGGTCGACAACGCCTTGTGCCCGATATGCGGCCGTCTCCCCGAGACGGTCACGCACGCGTTGCTCCTCTGCGATGACGCGAAACTCGTGTGGTTCGCGTCGCCACTAGGGCTTAGGGTTGAGTCGTTGCGCGGCGTCTCGACCCTGTCACAGTGGATCGATCAATATTGTGTTGACACTTTGGACGACGAAGCGATGGGCGTGGTGTGTGCTACCATGTGGGCGCTGTGGCACAGACGCAATGCGTGGGTTTTCCACAGCAAGGGAATGGACTGCATGCAGGTTTTGGCCAAGGCGTCGTCCATGTTCGTGGTGGTTCCGGATGGGCCTGATGCGTGGGTTTTACCATCAAGTCCCTATGTTAAGGTCAATTTTGCTGCTGCTGTGAAGGACAATGTTGGTACTGCGATGGGAATGATTTTCAGAGACTCTTTTGGCACAACTCGGGCTTCAG GTACAAATTTTCTGGAAGATGAATGTTTTGAGCCCCAAATTGCTGAGGCACTATGCTACAAGTGGGCTTTAGAGCAATCAGGGGACCTTGGATTTTCGGAAATTATTTTCGAAACTGATTGCCAAAAGCTATACATTCAGTGGAACCAATTAAAACAAGGAAAAGCTAGTGATGATTCCTACCTTCATTCACTTCTAGAAGAGTGCATAATGATGATCCAAGGTACAGGATCATCTCTCAGATTGGTGCGTCCCACAGCCAATAAAGTGGCACAATGTTTGGCAGATGTGGCTTTTGATTATGGTGAGAAAGTTTGGATGGGGGTGGTGCCCGAGGAGGTGTCTTCCCATTTACAATCTGATATGGCAAATGCCAAACTTCCATGA
- the LOC102666915 gene encoding uncharacterized protein isoform X1, whose translation MRSKILNFFIRLLLMGGFPNGKTNAITCFFFFFFHAVYAMVYSSSVVLDSRSSVWKGIWHAEAPVTCRSLAWRACRDELPVRSLLVQSGLVDNALCPICGRLPETVTHALLLCDDAKLVWFASPLGLRVESLRGVSTLSQWIDQYCVDTLDDEAMGVVCATMWALWHRRNAWVFHSKGMDCMQVLAKASSMFVVVPDGPDAWVLPSSPYVKVNFAAAVKDNVGTAMGMIFRDSFGTTRASGTNFLEDECFEPQIAEALCYKWALEQSGDLGFSEIIFETDCQKLYIQWNQLKQGKASDDSYLHSLLEECIMMIQGTGSSLRLVRPTANKVAQCLADVAFDYGEKVWMGVVPEEVSSHLQSDMANAKLP comes from the exons ATGAGaagtaaaattttgaatttttttattcgaCTGTTGTTAATGGGAGGATTTCCTAACGGAAAAACCAACGCaatcacttgtttttttttttttttttttcatgcagTTTATGCAATGGTGTATTCTTCAAGCGTGGTTTTGGACTCAAGGTCAAGCGTGTGGAAGGGCATATGGCACGCAGAGGCGCCGGTGACATGCAGGAGCCTCGCGTGGCGGGCGTGCAGGGACGAGCTCCCCGTGAGGTCCCTGCTGGTGCAGAGCGGTCTGGTCGACAACGCCTTGTGCCCGATATGCGGCCGTCTCCCCGAGACGGTCACGCACGCGTTGCTCCTCTGCGATGACGCGAAACTCGTGTGGTTCGCGTCGCCACTAGGGCTTAGGGTTGAGTCGTTGCGCGGCGTCTCGACCCTGTCACAGTGGATCGATCAATATTGTGTTGACACTTTGGACGACGAAGCGATGGGCGTGGTGTGTGCTACCATGTGGGCGCTGTGGCACAGACGCAATGCGTGGGTTTTCCACAGCAAGGGAATGGACTGCATGCAGGTTTTGGCCAAGGCGTCGTCCATGTTCGTGGTGGTTCCGGATGGGCCTGATGCGTGGGTTTTACCATCAAGTCCCTATGTTAAGGTCAATTTTGCTGCTGCTGTGAAGGACAATGTTGGTACTGCGATGGGAATGATTTTCAGAGACTCTTTTGGCACAACTCGGGCTTCAG GTACAAATTTTCTGGAAGATGAATGTTTTGAGCCCCAAATTGCTGAGGCACTATGCTACAAGTGGGCTTTAGAGCAATCAGGGGACCTTGGATTTTCGGAAATTATTTTCGAAACTGATTGCCAAAAGCTATACATTCAGTGGAACCAATTAAAACAAGGAAAAGCTAGTGATGATTCCTACCTTCATTCACTTCTAGAAGAGTGCATAATGATGATCCAAGGTACAGGATCATCTCTCAGATTGGTGCGTCCCACAGCCAATAAAGTGGCACAATGTTTGGCAGATGTGGCTTTTGATTATGGTGAGAAAGTTTGGATGGGGGTGGTGCCCGAGGAGGTGTCTTCCCATTTACAATCTGATATGGCAAATGCCAAACTTCCATGA